Proteins from a single region of Alphaproteobacteria bacterium LSUCC0719:
- the pseI gene encoding pseudaminic acid synthase, whose translation MFQINGDFVGTGYNPFIIAELSANHGGSIERAKASIAAAKNAGASAVKIQSYTPDTMTMKSSKEDFLIPEGLWKGYNLYDLYQAAYTPYEWHSELFAFAKQINVTLFSTPFDETAVDLLERLNTPAIKIASFELTDLPLIEYAARLKKPMFMSTGMATLEEIAEAVESCKKAGCKDLLLFHCISNYPADLSDAQLNNILALKQEFNVEVGLSDHTTSNLASIIAVSMGAVAIEKHFKLDDEDCGPDASFSILPDQLKSLVEDCSFARHALGKPDFSRPKTEASNKRFRRSLYFCKPLKAGHVITDADIRRIRPGFGLDPKFFKDVIGLKLANSVEAADPVKWEHFESKNLPNRRP comes from the coding sequence ATGTTTCAAATCAATGGTGATTTTGTAGGAACAGGTTATAATCCATTTATTATCGCTGAATTATCTGCGAATCATGGCGGCTCCATTGAAAGAGCAAAAGCGTCTATAGCAGCTGCGAAAAACGCTGGTGCGAGTGCTGTTAAGATACAAAGCTATACTCCAGACACCATGACAATGAAATCTTCCAAGGAAGATTTCTTGATTCCCGAAGGCTTGTGGAAAGGCTACAATTTATATGATCTTTACCAGGCTGCTTATACTCCTTATGAGTGGCACAGTGAGTTGTTTGCTTTTGCAAAACAGATAAACGTGACGCTTTTCTCTACACCATTTGACGAAACGGCAGTTGACCTCCTTGAAAGATTAAATACACCTGCTATCAAAATCGCCTCATTCGAGCTAACCGACCTACCACTGATTGAATATGCTGCTAGGCTGAAAAAGCCAATGTTTATGTCAACAGGGATGGCTACCTTGGAAGAAATAGCTGAAGCAGTGGAAAGTTGCAAAAAAGCCGGATGCAAAGATCTTCTTCTTTTTCACTGTATCAGTAATTACCCGGCGGATCTTTCTGATGCGCAACTTAATAATATTCTTGCTTTAAAACAGGAGTTTAACGTTGAAGTTGGTCTTTCGGACCACACTACATCCAACTTGGCTTCGATCATAGCAGTTTCAATGGGTGCTGTTGCAATAGAAAAGCACTTCAAACTGGATGATGAGGACTGCGGACCAGACGCTAGTTTCTCAATTTTGCCTGACCAACTTAAGTCATTGGTCGAAGACTGTAGTTTCGCTCGCCATGCTCTTGGCAAGCCAGACTTTAGCAGGCCTAAAACAGAGGCATCAAATAAACGCTTTCGTCGCTCCCTATACTTTTGCAAGCCGCTAAAAGCTGGACACGTTATCACCGACGCAGACATAAGAAGAATAAGACCTGGCTTTGGCCTTGACCCAAAGTTTTTTAAAGATGTCATTGGGCTTAAACTAGCAAACTCTGTTGAAGCAGCTGACCCGGTGAAGTGGGAACATTTTGAATCAAAAAACCTTCCAAACCGTCGTCCTTGA
- a CDS encoding GNAT family N-acetyltransferase, which produces MALDELLTVRLITLDDKSDILTWRNDVISVEMAFVSRKISQVEHDLWFKDVMEDKSRTIMMGEIEAGKVGICRFDISPTGNCAEVSININPEFRGKGLGKKLLETAVHTFLDQTNLDLFATVKPENKVSQKLFLGSGFDVFESNERVISFRKLKRSLTFREVTTADTKVLYELLRNRQFAISHSIMPSYEEHSSFVTQAPYLSWFIVVRGAPIGTFYIKADNSIGINLNNPTHDEIKQVLDFISRNFTPCKPTASVIPNYFYINVSDNNSELKDTLQKCGLKSIQTSFKL; this is translated from the coding sequence ATGGCATTAGATGAATTACTGACAGTCCGTTTGATCACATTAGACGACAAGTCTGATATTCTCACATGGAGAAACGATGTCATTAGTGTTGAAATGGCTTTTGTATCGAGGAAAATATCTCAAGTTGAGCATGATTTGTGGTTCAAAGATGTAATGGAAGACAAATCTCGAACAATCATGATGGGGGAAATTGAGGCTGGCAAGGTTGGTATCTGTCGGTTTGACATAAGCCCAACTGGCAATTGTGCAGAGGTCTCTATAAATATAAACCCCGAGTTTAGAGGCAAAGGTCTTGGAAAGAAACTTCTAGAAACAGCGGTGCATACTTTTCTTGATCAAACTAATTTGGACCTATTTGCTACGGTTAAACCAGAAAACAAGGTCAGCCAGAAACTTTTTCTAGGTTCAGGGTTTGATGTTTTCGAATCGAATGAAAGGGTGATCTCGTTTAGAAAACTTAAAAGAAGTCTAACGTTCCGAGAAGTGACCACTGCTGATACAAAGGTTTTATATGAACTACTAAGGAACCGTCAGTTTGCAATCAGCCATTCAATTATGCCAAGCTACGAGGAGCATTCAAGTTTTGTAACCCAGGCGCCTTATCTGAGTTGGTTTATTGTTGTAAGAGGCGCTCCGATAGGCACTTTTTATATAAAGGCTGACAACTCAATTGGCATTAACCTTAACAACCCTACTCATGACGAGATTAAGCAAGTGTTAGATTTTATATCGCGGAATTTTACACCTTGTAAACCAACCGCTTCCGTTATTCCCAATTATTTTTATATCAATGTTTCAGATAATAATTCTGAGCTTAAAGATACACTTCAAAAGTGTGGCTTAAAATCCATTCAAACATCATTTAAATTGTAG